The following are encoded together in the uncultured Sphaerochaeta sp. genome:
- a CDS encoding membrane dipeptidase, giving the protein MYPLIDLHCDTIYALEAGESHGSVLENDGHTDLRWMEGAGNVTTAFAMYVSLGTGVSPWEMVERLYDRFKHELSQTEGRIVQVRTPQEIRSNTAQGALLSCEEFQILEGDLGRISTLASWGVRLATLIWNQENDLGYPNGRAGGLKPFGYDAVAEMERHNILVDVSHLNDDGFFDVAAVAKKPFIASHSNCRAITNHSRNLSDVMIRKIADAGGVVGLNVCPSFLSEDWEYSNLEDMVRHVCHLKRVGGAQILALGTDFDGILGTLEIDHYTKMDRLWDALTKQGFSTSDLEGMWSENALRVLS; this is encoded by the coding sequence ATGTATCCACTTATCGATTTACATTGTGACACCATCTATGCTCTCGAGGCTGGGGAATCCCATGGTTCGGTTCTAGAGAATGATGGTCATACTGATCTAAGATGGATGGAGGGTGCGGGAAACGTTACAACAGCTTTTGCCATGTATGTATCTCTTGGTACCGGTGTTTCTCCCTGGGAAATGGTTGAGAGGTTGTATGACCGTTTCAAGCATGAACTCTCCCAGACTGAGGGGCGAATAGTCCAGGTGCGTACTCCCCAGGAGATTCGTAGCAATACTGCTCAAGGAGCTCTGCTCAGCTGTGAGGAATTCCAAATACTGGAAGGAGATTTGGGTAGGATTTCCACTCTGGCTTCCTGGGGGGTGAGGTTGGCGACCCTGATCTGGAACCAGGAAAATGATCTGGGGTATCCCAACGGCAGGGCTGGGGGATTGAAACCCTTCGGCTATGATGCGGTTGCTGAAATGGAGAGGCACAACATCCTGGTCGATGTCTCGCATCTTAATGATGACGGTTTTTTTGATGTGGCTGCAGTTGCCAAAAAACCTTTCATAGCCAGTCATTCGAATTGCAGGGCTATTACCAACCACAGCAGAAACCTCAGTGATGTAATGATCCGCAAGATTGCGGATGCTGGTGGAGTGGTCGGACTGAACGTATGTCCTTCCTTCCTATCGGAGGATTGGGAATATAGTAATCTGGAGGATATGGTGAGACATGTGTGTCATCTTAAGCGAGTTGGGGGAGCCCAAATCCTTGCCCTTGGAACTGATTTTGATGGGATTCTCGGAACGTTGGAAATCGATCACTATACCAAAATGGACCGACTTTGGGATGCCCTAACTAAGCAAGGTTTCTCTACCAGCGATCTTGAAGGGATGTGGTCAGAGAATGCCCTTAGGGTGCTTTCCTGA
- a CDS encoding glycerate kinase: protein MKNILLIPDSFKGTMSSEQICSIMDRAIKRHYSDAKVTSIPVADGGEGSVDAFLQALGGEKRTITVQGPFGQLMESFYGIIKGDTAVIEMASCAGLPLVGDELRPDKTTTYGVGQLMLDAAKNGCKHIIVGLGGSSTNDGGCGAAAACGVVFKDKDGKAFVPTGGTMDQVTSIDTSDLDSALKQVTITTMCDIDNPFHGTNGAAYIFGPQKGADPEMVKVLDSNLKSLAGVIQKDLGIDVQAIPGSGAAGGMGGGMAAFFSSTLQMGIETVLETVNFDSLLKDADLVLTGEGKIDGQSLRGKVVIGVSRRAKKAKVPVLAIVGDIGDDVDGAYDEGVTGIFSINRVAVEFKKAKGRAPEDMEKTIDNLMRFTKQMGL, encoded by the coding sequence ATGAAAAACATCCTCTTGATCCCCGATTCCTTCAAGGGAACCATGAGTTCTGAACAGATCTGTTCCATCATGGACAGAGCTATCAAGCGCCACTACAGCGATGCAAAAGTCACCAGTATCCCGGTCGCAGACGGAGGAGAAGGGAGCGTAGATGCTTTTCTTCAAGCCCTCGGTGGGGAGAAACGTACCATAACTGTGCAAGGACCCTTTGGACAACTCATGGAAAGCTTCTATGGTATCATCAAGGGCGATACTGCCGTCATCGAGATGGCTTCCTGCGCAGGACTTCCCCTGGTGGGCGACGAACTCCGCCCTGACAAGACTACCACCTATGGTGTTGGGCAGCTGATGCTTGATGCAGCAAAAAACGGTTGCAAGCATATCATCGTCGGTCTCGGAGGCAGTTCCACCAATGATGGTGGTTGCGGTGCAGCAGCTGCTTGCGGGGTAGTGTTCAAGGATAAGGATGGCAAGGCATTTGTTCCTACCGGCGGGACCATGGATCAGGTCACATCGATTGACACATCAGATCTTGATTCAGCTCTCAAGCAGGTAACCATCACCACCATGTGTGACATCGACAACCCATTCCATGGGACCAATGGTGCCGCCTATATTTTTGGGCCACAGAAAGGTGCAGACCCTGAGATGGTAAAGGTTCTGGATTCCAATCTTAAAAGTCTCGCTGGAGTAATCCAGAAAGATCTGGGTATTGATGTCCAGGCAATCCCTGGCAGTGGAGCAGCAGGAGGTATGGGTGGCGGCATGGCTGCCTTCTTCTCCTCTACCCTGCAGATGGGAATCGAGACCGTACTGGAGACCGTCAACTTCGACTCCCTGCTCAAGGATGCCGATCTGGTACTCACCGGTGAAGGCAAGATCGATGGGCAGTCCCTCAGGGGCAAGGTCGTCATCGGTGTATCGAGGCGTGCCAAGAAAGCGAAGGTTCCTGTTCTCGCTATTGTCGGTGACATCGGCGATGATGTGGACGGTGCCTATGATGAGGGTGTCACGGGCATCTTCTCTATCAACCGGGTCGCAGTTGAGTTCAAGAAGGCCAAAGGACGTGCTCCCGAGGACATGGAGAAGACCATCGACAACCTGATGCGATTCACCAAGCAGATGGGACTATGA
- the trkA gene encoding Trk system potassium transporter TrkA, producing the protein MKEPGTSKKVVILGAGRRGMGMAKQLITDGKDVVILDNSFERVEMAVSKLDCLGVLGNGTDIDKLTEAGVEQAEAFIAVTNSDEINLVSCGLVSSSFPNTKTVAAIRSLIYTGSGGLKEGLLGIDYIVNPNAETARSIFTIIEQGVNGNLLAFSNSKLLLYNFYIEKNSTYVGTTVSEMRSKLNAEFVIASIKRRGQVLVPSGETTIQAEDTLSIIAESQEVTDILKTVGKLQKRPNNMVLVGASKITRALLNRMSPAMRSKVTIVDQDPEVCKDFSERFREILVIKADITDEDIMAEEQLGSYDLLVALTDNDELNIITASYAKRIGIMRSMALIKQNNNYSRMASYLGIDVVISTTDTTVESLLRYLRGSNVSSVHSLFNGQLEVYEFIIHADSDVCGKQLKDINMRKKAIVAGITNDEGKSIIPNGYSTLNEGDTVVVAALRQATDFIQKLFG; encoded by the coding sequence GTGAAGGAGCCTGGTACGAGTAAGAAAGTGGTTATCCTAGGTGCGGGAAGACGCGGCATGGGAATGGCGAAACAACTCATTACAGATGGTAAGGATGTAGTAATCCTTGATAACTCGTTTGAAAGAGTCGAGATGGCTGTTTCCAAACTCGATTGTCTCGGTGTGCTGGGCAACGGCACTGACATAGACAAGCTCACTGAAGCAGGTGTCGAACAAGCAGAAGCCTTTATCGCAGTAACCAACAGTGATGAAATAAACCTGGTCTCCTGTGGACTGGTCTCCTCATCGTTTCCGAATACCAAAACAGTTGCTGCAATACGATCCCTTATCTACACCGGCAGTGGTGGCCTCAAGGAAGGCTTACTCGGCATTGACTATATAGTAAATCCCAATGCGGAAACGGCACGATCGATTTTTACCATCATAGAACAAGGGGTTAACGGAAACCTTTTGGCATTCAGTAACTCAAAGCTACTGCTCTATAATTTCTATATTGAAAAAAACAGTACCTATGTAGGAACCACCGTCAGTGAGATGCGCAGTAAACTCAACGCTGAGTTTGTTATCGCTTCCATCAAACGAAGGGGACAGGTCCTCGTCCCCTCAGGAGAGACCACCATACAGGCTGAGGATACGCTGAGCATCATAGCAGAGTCACAGGAAGTCACTGATATCCTGAAAACAGTTGGAAAACTACAGAAAAGACCCAACAACATGGTGTTGGTCGGCGCAAGTAAAATCACCAGAGCTCTACTGAACCGGATGAGCCCTGCAATGCGTTCGAAGGTCACCATCGTCGACCAAGACCCTGAAGTCTGCAAGGATTTTTCTGAACGATTCCGTGAGATTCTGGTAATCAAAGCTGATATCACCGACGAAGACATCATGGCGGAGGAACAGCTGGGAAGCTATGACCTTCTCGTCGCCCTTACCGACAATGATGAGTTGAACATCATTACCGCAAGTTATGCAAAACGTATTGGCATCATGCGGTCCATGGCTCTTATAAAGCAAAACAACAACTATTCACGCATGGCTTCCTACCTTGGAATAGATGTGGTCATCTCTACCACCGACACCACCGTAGAGTCCTTGCTTCGCTATCTCAGGGGAAGTAATGTATCGAGTGTACACTCGCTCTTCAATGGACAGCTTGAAGTGTATGAATTCATCATCCACGCAGACAGTGATGTGTGCGGTAAGCAGTTGAAAGACATCAATATGAGAAAGAAAGCAATAGTTGCAGGTATTACCAACGATGAAGGCAAGAGCATCATTCCCAATGGGTATTCCACCCTCAATGAAGGGGATACAGTCGTCGTAGCTGCACTTAGGCAAGCGACTGATTTCATCCAAAAACTCTTTGGGTAG
- a CDS encoding response regulator transcription factor translates to MPNIVRFLIVDDHPLFRQGLVSVIENVRTYQVQAQATTINEALTLLDTIEVDVALVDISLQQENGLELVKTLKTSRPDVLSIVVSMYDELIYASSALKAGARGYVMKQEAASSILKAIETVIKGKVYLSNDMRERMLDTMLLQESSQEIDPVELLSLREMEVLRLLGQGYGVSEIGKNLNLSVKTINVYRDNIRHKLSISDAGALRKFAIKWVKSNEM, encoded by the coding sequence ATGCCAAATATTGTTCGATTTCTGATTGTAGATGACCACCCGCTTTTCCGCCAAGGTTTGGTGAGTGTCATAGAGAACGTGAGAACCTACCAAGTACAAGCTCAGGCAACCACCATCAATGAAGCACTTACCCTGCTGGATACGATAGAGGTGGATGTTGCCCTTGTCGATATCTCCCTCCAGCAAGAGAACGGATTGGAGTTGGTCAAGACCCTCAAGACAAGCAGGCCAGATGTGCTTTCCATCGTTGTCTCCATGTATGATGAACTTATTTATGCGTCCAGCGCACTCAAGGCAGGCGCACGCGGGTACGTGATGAAGCAGGAGGCTGCTTCCTCGATTCTCAAAGCTATCGAAACAGTGATCAAGGGAAAGGTCTATCTCTCAAATGATATGCGGGAGAGGATGTTGGACACCATGCTCTTGCAGGAATCCTCGCAGGAGATTGACCCGGTTGAGCTGCTCAGTCTCCGGGAAATGGAAGTACTCCGCTTGCTTGGACAGGGCTATGGTGTATCTGAGATAGGAAAGAACCTCAATCTCTCGGTCAAGACAATCAATGTCTATCGGGACAATATCCGTCATAAGCTCTCCATCAGTGATGCAGGGGCACTGCGCAAGTTTGCCATCAAATGGGTGAAGAGCAACGAAATGTAA
- a CDS encoding zinc ribbon domain-containing protein, protein MSRRRFCQSCGYPMDKEKQGGGTEKDGSVSEKYCSMCYRDGEFLTPPEVTNAQQMQQYCLDEMKGDGLNGLFAWLATRNIPKLERWNRS, encoded by the coding sequence ATGTCAAGAAGAAGATTTTGCCAAAGCTGTGGTTACCCAATGGACAAGGAAAAGCAGGGTGGAGGGACTGAGAAGGATGGATCGGTCAGTGAAAAATATTGCTCCATGTGCTATAGAGATGGAGAATTCCTGACACCACCAGAGGTCACCAATGCTCAGCAGATGCAGCAGTATTGCTTGGATGAGATGAAAGGTGATGGCCTCAACGGCCTGTTTGCTTGGCTGGCTACACGAAATATTCCCAAGCTTGAACGATGGAATCGCTCGTGA
- a CDS encoding TrkH family potassium uptake protein, translating into MINWKLDLRLLSFIVLFIGLLMGIPTALAFNYQETDAIKGFLVAYAAIAIFCTTILISTGKAQNKQMLARDGYLVVTLTWVIATAFSAIPLVASGAYVDYPSAYFEIMSGFTTTGATVLPEIESLPKAILFWRSQTNWLGGMGIVVLFVALLPALGVSGSLLVGAETVGPTKDKLTPKIKNTALILWTIYIGFSVLETILLLMGGLSLYDAVTVTFSTMAAAGFCVKNASIGTFSSLYVDIVVTIFMLIAGANFALYYKAISGRLKSVLRDGELRFYLGIWAVVALLAAWHLTFSNTYGSFGEAFRYSAFLTASILTTTGFATTNYVLWPAFPQLLFFLLFFIGGSAGSAGGGVKVVRIATLFKMGRAHIKQRIHPKGIFQVRVGRTPIPEDLMRSIATFFGVYIFTGVVGAVLISLSGLDPFSSVAASFLCLGNIGIGFGEVGPTGNFAFLPSALKWVCSFLMLVGRLELFTVFVLFSKHFWKR; encoded by the coding sequence ATGATAAATTGGAAACTGGACCTTCGGCTATTATCGTTCATAGTGCTCTTTATTGGTTTACTCATGGGTATCCCTACCGCCTTGGCTTTTAATTATCAAGAAACAGATGCCATCAAAGGATTTTTGGTAGCATATGCTGCCATAGCAATATTCTGTACCACTATCCTCATCAGCACCGGGAAAGCACAGAATAAGCAAATGCTCGCTCGTGATGGGTATCTCGTAGTGACCCTGACTTGGGTCATCGCAACGGCTTTCTCAGCCATTCCATTGGTAGCCAGTGGGGCATACGTTGATTATCCCAGCGCATACTTTGAGATCATGAGTGGGTTCACTACCACAGGAGCTACGGTACTGCCGGAAATTGAGAGCCTACCCAAAGCAATCCTGTTCTGGCGTTCACAAACCAACTGGTTGGGGGGTATGGGGATCGTGGTACTCTTCGTGGCACTGTTGCCGGCCCTTGGTGTCAGTGGATCACTGCTTGTTGGAGCGGAAACCGTTGGTCCAACAAAGGACAAGCTTACTCCCAAGATCAAGAATACTGCCCTCATACTCTGGACTATTTATATCGGATTTTCCGTTCTTGAGACCATATTGCTTCTCATGGGCGGTCTATCTCTCTATGATGCAGTTACCGTTACCTTTTCGACCATGGCCGCAGCCGGATTCTGTGTGAAGAATGCTTCCATCGGGACATTTTCTAGCCTCTATGTTGACATCGTAGTGACCATATTCATGCTTATTGCTGGAGCCAACTTCGCGCTTTACTATAAGGCAATCAGTGGAAGATTGAAATCTGTACTAAGGGATGGCGAGCTTCGCTTCTATCTTGGTATCTGGGCAGTGGTTGCATTGCTTGCCGCTTGGCATCTCACATTTTCGAACACCTATGGCTCCTTCGGTGAGGCTTTCCGCTACAGTGCATTTCTCACTGCATCCATTCTCACCACAACAGGATTTGCTACCACTAACTATGTGCTCTGGCCTGCCTTTCCCCAGCTGCTCTTCTTCCTACTCTTCTTCATCGGAGGATCGGCAGGTTCTGCCGGAGGTGGTGTCAAGGTGGTCAGGATTGCCACGCTCTTCAAGATGGGGAGAGCCCACATCAAACAGAGAATCCACCCAAAGGGTATTTTCCAAGTCAGAGTCGGGAGAACCCCCATCCCAGAAGACTTGATGCGGTCCATTGCAACCTTCTTCGGAGTCTACATATTCACAGGAGTTGTTGGAGCGGTACTGATCTCATTGAGTGGTCTTGACCCCTTCTCCAGTGTTGCTGCCTCATTTCTCTGCCTTGGTAATATTGGAATTGGTTTTGGGGAGGTCGGTCCAACAGGCAATTTTGCCTTTCTCCCCTCAGCACTGAAATGGGTGTGTTCCTTCCTGATGCTGGTAGGCCGTCTTGAATTGTTTACCGTTTTTGTCCTGTTTTCAAAACATTTCTGGAAGCGTTGA
- the trxA gene encoding thioredoxin, whose protein sequence is MVKNVTKSTYEAEVLKSDVPVVVDFWAPWCGPCRMQGPILDQLDKEMDGKLKVVKVNVDEEGELAMTFGVQSIPTLLFYKDGKVADKAIGVRDANAVKKALGL, encoded by the coding sequence ATGGTTAAAAATGTAACAAAGAGCACATATGAAGCTGAAGTTTTGAAGAGCGATGTTCCCGTTGTGGTTGATTTCTGGGCACCATGGTGCGGTCCTTGCCGCATGCAGGGCCCCATCCTTGATCAGCTCGACAAAGAAATGGATGGTAAATTGAAGGTCGTCAAAGTAAATGTTGATGAAGAAGGCGAACTGGCCATGACCTTTGGCGTGCAATCCATTCCCACCCTGCTTTTCTACAAGGACGGCAAAGTTGCGGACAAGGCAATTGGCGTACGTGACGCAAATGCTGTGAAGAAGGCTCTCGGCCTCTAA
- a CDS encoding substrate-binding domain-containing protein: MQESQRCIGIFTAGLDDEYQSAIWHAIEREAEKRKMGTISFIGSRLGSPIASEASSNLAYHLASEQTIDGLIIVASSLASYFTTMDLNKFFAPWSSLPRVSIGMHMQGMSDITAEGEESLRALVDHLVTVHHRRRFAIVTGPKTHEESVKRLQACRQALADNAIPIDEKLVRSGTFTNESGSEVVRYFMETECSFDALICLNDQMAFGAMQELLKWNIRIPDEVSLIGFDGIDQSRYSIPPLSTVVQPLHEMGVIAVDILDRIMAGGEEEHIALPCSAVIRESCGCNPHVHFTPGLHEMPSYATPAERLAVKDLVFLVQRGDYHQMIARLNRALDDTASESGSLHRWNEYLSVVEYKSRNQSSLTAKTLAMLMGAARALTGDKIGRFQAARRVAAENSFETLRKVSAMLSGTFEMGELITNLKHGLQLFGIDRGYLVRFLNHNRKARLMMTVQQEVLPLSAFSMDFPAQQILPPSLSPEWRTQRWVLLPLVYLDEPLGYFLVPFGTVRPALYDVLQEQISSNLKGSLLLQQIREHEKNLEEQVALRTRDLSQEIRRRTELEQEVMEISTRTMERIGQELHDDLCQYLLGISLLASSAHQQLGTNQEPQKESLKKISDHLNEAIGKIKTISRGLMPMELEPHSFVERLEALVGDNLRLVAIDIDVNVEASFAIHDRTRELNIFRIVQEALTNAIKHSKAKHIEISSAKTFDTEGSSIFSLAVRDDGTGLPQHIQGEGLGLRIMQNRAAMADAKLTLESDDEGTTVLIEFKE, translated from the coding sequence ATGCAGGAATCACAACGTTGCATCGGAATATTCACCGCAGGCTTGGACGATGAATATCAGTCAGCCATCTGGCATGCCATAGAGAGGGAAGCAGAGAAGCGGAAGATGGGCACCATCTCCTTCATCGGTTCCCGGCTTGGTTCGCCCATAGCTAGTGAAGCTTCATCCAACCTTGCCTACCATCTTGCCTCCGAGCAGACCATTGATGGCCTGATTATTGTTGCCTCTTCACTTGCATCGTATTTCACCACCATGGACCTGAATAAGTTCTTTGCCCCATGGTCCTCTCTTCCCAGGGTATCAATAGGGATGCACATGCAGGGCATGAGTGATATTACTGCAGAAGGTGAAGAGAGCTTGCGTGCTCTGGTGGACCACCTTGTGACAGTCCATCACAGACGTCGATTTGCTATTGTTACAGGTCCAAAGACCCATGAAGAGTCAGTCAAGAGACTTCAGGCTTGTAGGCAGGCACTTGCAGATAATGCCATCCCTATCGATGAGAAACTGGTCAGGTCAGGAACCTTTACCAACGAATCAGGGAGTGAAGTAGTGCGATACTTCATGGAAACGGAGTGTTCTTTTGATGCCTTGATCTGCCTGAATGACCAAATGGCTTTCGGGGCCATGCAAGAGCTCTTGAAGTGGAATATCCGTATACCTGATGAGGTATCCCTCATTGGATTTGACGGAATTGATCAATCTCGCTACAGCATCCCCCCGCTGTCAACCGTTGTACAACCATTGCATGAGATGGGAGTTATTGCAGTTGATATCCTCGATAGGATCATGGCAGGAGGTGAGGAAGAACATATTGCTCTTCCCTGCTCGGCGGTTATCAGGGAGTCCTGCGGTTGCAATCCGCACGTGCACTTCACCCCTGGACTCCATGAGATGCCGAGCTATGCAACACCGGCTGAACGCTTGGCAGTGAAAGACTTGGTTTTTCTTGTCCAACGAGGTGACTACCATCAGATGATAGCCCGCCTCAACCGTGCGCTGGATGACACTGCCTCTGAGAGTGGTTCTCTCCATAGATGGAACGAATATCTTTCAGTGGTGGAGTATAAATCACGCAACCAGAGTTCTCTCACTGCCAAGACCCTTGCAATGCTTATGGGAGCAGCCCGTGCGCTTACAGGTGATAAGATTGGGAGATTTCAAGCAGCAAGACGGGTGGCAGCGGAAAATTCATTTGAAACCCTCAGAAAGGTGAGCGCCATGCTCAGTGGTACCTTCGAAATGGGGGAGTTGATCACCAATTTAAAACATGGGTTGCAGCTCTTTGGTATTGATCGAGGATATCTGGTGAGATTCCTGAACCACAACCGGAAAGCTCGGCTTATGATGACCGTTCAACAGGAAGTGCTCCCTCTATCAGCCTTCTCAATGGACTTTCCTGCCCAGCAGATTCTGCCTCCCAGTCTAAGCCCGGAGTGGAGGACCCAGCGTTGGGTCCTTTTACCCTTGGTATATCTTGATGAGCCTCTTGGCTATTTTCTGGTCCCTTTTGGTACTGTCCGTCCTGCACTCTATGATGTATTGCAAGAACAGATCTCCAGCAATCTGAAGGGCTCCCTGCTTCTCCAGCAGATCAGGGAACATGAGAAGAATCTCGAGGAACAGGTAGCTTTGCGTACACGGGATCTATCCCAGGAGATTAGGCGAAGAACTGAACTGGAACAGGAGGTCATGGAGATATCCACGAGGACGATGGAGCGTATCGGCCAGGAGTTGCATGATGATCTATGCCAGTATCTTCTTGGTATTTCACTCCTTGCTTCATCGGCACATCAACAACTTGGTACCAACCAAGAACCCCAGAAGGAGAGCCTCAAAAAAATAAGTGATCATCTCAACGAAGCCATTGGGAAGATCAAGACCATCAGCCGAGGGCTGATGCCCATGGAACTGGAACCCCATAGTTTTGTGGAACGCCTGGAAGCCTTGGTGGGAGATAATCTCCGCCTGGTGGCAATCGACATCGATGTTAATGTAGAGGCATCCTTTGCCATACATGACAGGACACGGGAGTTGAATATCTTCAGGATTGTCCAAGAAGCATTGACCAATGCCATAAAACACTCAAAAGCGAAGCACATAGAAATATCCTCAGCAAAAACATTTGATACTGAGGGTTCCAGTATCTTCTCCCTGGCAGTTCGCGATGATGGGACAGGACTTCCCCAACATATACAGGGAGAAGGGCTTGGCTTGAGAATTATGCAGAACCGAGCTGCAATGGCTGATGCAAAGCTTACCCTTGAGAGTGATGATGAGGGGACCACTGTGCTGATTGAATTCAAGGAGTAG
- a CDS encoding DNA alkylation repair protein produces MNRTELKERLSELAEPAFLSFQQKLKVSEGHMYGVRAPALQKLAKQIASTDGLLVFKELLSNDSLSYEETIILYKLFGKITLTDEDRLSYLPKMLSYNDSWATNDCLASEMIWIHKNRDFYYPYINSLLTHEAPYDKRLGIVSLMVYYLEPATFEEVLKKLSHVESGHYYVMMALGWAYASAYCKDKEQTLPYLQPGKLAETVRRKAIQKCIESRLVSDEDKVLLKALRKAP; encoded by the coding sequence ATGAACCGAACAGAATTGAAAGAGAGGCTCAGCGAACTTGCTGAGCCTGCCTTTCTCTCCTTTCAGCAGAAACTGAAGGTCTCTGAGGGCCATATGTATGGAGTCAGGGCACCTGCGCTGCAGAAGTTGGCAAAGCAGATTGCCTCTACAGATGGCCTCCTTGTTTTCAAGGAACTACTCAGCAATGACTCCCTCTCCTATGAAGAGACCATTATCCTCTACAAGCTATTCGGCAAAATTACACTTACAGACGAAGATCGACTTTCTTACCTTCCGAAAATGTTGTCCTACAACGACAGTTGGGCCACCAATGATTGTCTTGCCTCCGAGATGATCTGGATACATAAAAACAGAGATTTTTATTATCCCTACATCAATAGCTTGCTTACCCATGAAGCTCCCTATGACAAGCGTCTGGGGATTGTCTCCCTGATGGTCTACTATCTTGAACCGGCCACCTTTGAAGAAGTCCTCAAGAAACTCTCGCATGTAGAGAGCGGGCACTATTATGTAATGATGGCACTAGGTTGGGCATATGCAAGTGCATATTGCAAGGACAAGGAGCAGACACTCCCCTACCTACAACCGGGAAAACTGGCCGAGACAGTAAGAAGGAAAGCCATCCAGAAATGTATTGAGTCACGCTTGGTCAGTGATGAAGACAAGGTTCTGCTCAAGGCCCTCAGGAAAGCACCCTAA
- a CDS encoding NAD(P)-dependent alcohol dehydrogenase, which translates to MKAIVYEKVKSSKALVLREVAKPIPTTHEVLVRIHAASVNALDYRPMQMGVGIPKNRIFGADIVGMVETVGRDANAFKPGDMVVGDISGDGCGGFAEYVTAPENVLALKPSSIPDKLAAAVPVAAVTALQALRDKGEIKAGMNVLIYGAGGGVGTYAVQLAAYFGAQVTAVCSTRNTSLVRSLGASEVIDYTSEDITTSGRRFDRIIAINGYHPLSAYKHLLLPNGIFVMVGGSLKQIFTSLLFGSLMSVGSKKIRTLAAKPNRKDLEFILDLVATDKIHPVIDRHYPLEQTAEAMSYVSEGHAQGKVVITIGLE; encoded by the coding sequence ATGAAAGCAATTGTTTATGAGAAGGTCAAGTCGTCAAAAGCCTTGGTTCTTCGTGAGGTTGCAAAACCAATTCCTACCACCCATGAAGTATTGGTACGCATTCATGCTGCATCGGTGAATGCGCTTGATTACCGTCCGATGCAGATGGGTGTCGGAATACCGAAGAACCGGATATTCGGAGCTGATATCGTGGGTATGGTGGAAACGGTGGGCAGGGATGCAAACGCCTTCAAACCAGGTGATATGGTGGTCGGTGATATCTCGGGAGACGGGTGCGGAGGATTTGCAGAATATGTTACGGCCCCCGAGAATGTGCTGGCCTTAAAGCCATCCTCAATTCCCGATAAACTAGCCGCCGCCGTCCCGGTAGCCGCTGTTACAGCCTTACAGGCTTTACGTGACAAGGGGGAGATTAAAGCGGGCATGAATGTACTCATCTACGGTGCAGGGGGCGGTGTCGGTACGTATGCTGTTCAATTGGCCGCATATTTTGGCGCTCAGGTGACTGCCGTCTGCAGCACTCGCAATACATCTCTTGTACGCAGCCTAGGAGCCAGCGAAGTTATCGACTACACGAGTGAGGATATCACCACCAGTGGCCGCCGCTTCGACCGGATTATCGCCATAAATGGGTACCACCCTCTTTCAGCGTATAAGCATCTCCTCTTGCCTAATGGAATATTCGTTATGGTGGGAGGCTCTTTGAAACAGATATTCACTTCACTTCTCTTCGGTTCGCTAATGTCGGTAGGTTCCAAGAAAATTCGCACACTGGCGGCGAAGCCTAATAGAAAGGACCTGGAATTCATCCTGGACTTGGTTGCCACTGACAAGATACACCCAGTCATAGATAGACACTATCCACTGGAGCAAACTGCAGAGGCAATGAGCTATGTGAGCGAAGGGCATGCCCAAGGCAAGGTAGTCATTACCATCGGTTTGGAGTGA